One genomic segment of Nocardioides cavernaquae includes these proteins:
- the purS gene encoding phosphoribosylformylglycinamidine synthase subunit PurS, with the protein MARVVVDVMLKPEILDPQGKAVAGALPRLGFTNVVGVRQGKRFEIEVDEVTDAVLAEVEKMAETLLANTVIEDFVVRVEDPSGATA; encoded by the coding sequence GTGGCCCGTGTCGTCGTCGACGTCATGCTCAAGCCGGAAATCCTCGACCCGCAGGGCAAGGCCGTTGCGGGTGCCCTGCCCCGCCTGGGCTTCACCAACGTGGTGGGAGTCCGCCAGGGCAAGCGGTTCGAGATCGAGGTCGACGAGGTCACCGACGCGGTGCTCGCCGAGGTCGAGAAGATGGCCGAGACCCTGCTCGCCAACACCGTCATCGAGGACTTCGTGGTCCGCGTGGAGGACCCCTCCGGAGCGACCGCGTGA
- a CDS encoding long-chain-fatty-acid--CoA ligase has product MLNLSSLLEDSARKYPTRDALVLGPTRLTYAQVNGAANQVANLLVERGIKPGDKVALSCPNLPYFPIVYYGILKAGAVVVPLNVLLKSREIAFHLEEADVKAFFCFQGTPDLPMGEEGFKAFQSVADVEHFFLITADPAAESPIEGAETMGRALAGKSPVFDAVVTEATDTAIILFTSGTTGKPKGAELSHANTMMNVVTSNRLFQSKPGTDSHLLCLPLFHTFGATVQMHAGFSMAATLYLVPRFDAEQVVGLMQSEDITFFAGVPTMWWGLLQALTPEVDVDRIAKNLRIGVSGGAALPVEIISQVKERLHVTVLEGYGLSETSPVATFSDPDMEPRPGSIGVPIWGVEVKLINDDWSEVTEIGEVGEIAIKGHNIMKGYYGRPEATAEVIKNGWFRSGDLARKDEDGFYYIVDRSKDMIIRGGFNVYPREIEEVLLTHPAISLSAVIGVPHDSHGEEIKAFVILKPGVEATAEEIVAWGKEQMAGYKYPRLVEIVPALPMTATGKILKRELR; this is encoded by the coding sequence ATGCTGAATCTGTCGTCCCTCCTCGAGGACTCCGCCCGCAAGTACCCCACCCGTGACGCCCTGGTCCTCGGCCCGACCCGGCTCACCTACGCCCAGGTCAACGGCGCTGCCAACCAGGTCGCGAACCTGCTGGTCGAGCGCGGCATCAAGCCGGGCGACAAGGTTGCCCTGAGCTGCCCCAACCTGCCCTACTTCCCGATCGTCTACTACGGCATCCTCAAGGCCGGCGCGGTCGTGGTCCCGCTCAACGTGCTGCTCAAGTCGCGCGAGATCGCATTCCACCTCGAGGAGGCGGACGTCAAGGCGTTCTTCTGCTTCCAGGGCACCCCGGACCTCCCGATGGGCGAGGAGGGGTTCAAGGCGTTCCAGTCGGTCGCGGACGTCGAGCACTTCTTCCTGATCACCGCCGACCCGGCTGCCGAGAGCCCGATCGAGGGTGCCGAGACCATGGGCCGCGCGCTCGCGGGCAAGAGCCCCGTCTTCGACGCGGTGGTCACCGAGGCCACCGACACCGCGATCATCCTGTTCACGTCGGGCACGACCGGCAAGCCCAAGGGTGCCGAGCTGAGCCACGCCAACACGATGATGAACGTCGTCACGAGCAACCGCCTGTTCCAGAGCAAGCCGGGCACCGACAGCCACCTGCTCTGCCTCCCGCTCTTCCACACCTTCGGTGCGACGGTGCAGATGCACGCGGGCTTCTCGATGGCTGCCACGCTCTACCTGGTGCCGCGCTTCGATGCCGAGCAGGTCGTCGGGCTGATGCAGTCCGAGGACATCACCTTCTTCGCGGGTGTCCCGACCATGTGGTGGGGCCTGCTCCAGGCGCTCACGCCCGAGGTCGATGTCGACCGCATCGCCAAGAACCTGCGCATCGGTGTCTCGGGTGGTGCCGCGCTCCCGGTCGAGATCATCAGCCAGGTCAAGGAGCGTCTGCACGTCACGGTCCTCGAGGGCTACGGCCTGTCCGAGACGTCGCCGGTGGCCACGTTCTCCGACCCCGACATGGAGCCGCGCCCCGGCTCGATCGGCGTGCCGATCTGGGGTGTCGAGGTCAAGCTGATCAACGACGACTGGTCCGAGGTCACGGAGATCGGTGAGGTGGGCGAGATCGCGATCAAGGGCCACAACATCATGAAGGGCTACTACGGCCGCCCCGAGGCGACCGCAGAGGTCATCAAGAACGGGTGGTTCCGGTCGGGCGACCTGGCCCGCAAGGACGAGGACGGTTTCTACTACATCGTCGACCGCTCCAAGGACATGATCATCCGCGGCGGCTTCAACGTGTACCCGCGCGAGATCGAAGAGGTGCTGCTGACGCACCCGGCGATCAGCCTGTCCGCCGTCATCGGCGTACCCCACGACAGCCACGGCGAAGAGATCAAGGCGTTCGTGATCCTCAAGCCCGGCGTCGAGGCAACCGCCGAGGAGATCGTGGCGTGGGGCAAGGAGCAGATGGCCGGCTACAAGTACCCCCGCCTGGTCGAGATCGTGCCCGCGCTCCCGATGACCGCGACCGGCAAGATCCTCAAGCGCGAACTCCGCTGA
- a CDS encoding SRPBCC family protein has protein sequence MPRQGIAVEFAVPCAVARAYLSDPRNRPAWQSSLRAVADVVPGRDGEAGGVEATWTDVTVVPGIRPRMRTEYDDAQRWIESGAFGPFRATLELAFEPAAHGCVVTARFRVLGLGLGRLITVASIPAIRADLRRAAAILAR, from the coding sequence ATGCCACGCCAGGGGATCGCTGTCGAGTTCGCGGTCCCGTGCGCCGTTGCCCGGGCCTACCTGAGCGATCCGCGCAACCGTCCGGCGTGGCAGTCGTCCCTGCGTGCCGTCGCCGACGTCGTGCCCGGCCGGGACGGCGAAGCGGGCGGCGTGGAGGCGACGTGGACCGATGTCACGGTCGTTCCCGGCATCCGGCCCCGCATGCGCACCGAGTACGACGACGCGCAGCGCTGGATCGAGTCCGGAGCCTTCGGGCCGTTCCGCGCGACCCTCGAGCTGGCCTTCGAGCCGGCCGCGCACGGCTGCGTCGTCACGGCACGCTTCCGGGTGCTGGGGCTCGGCCTCGGGCGGCTGATCACGGTCGCCTCGATCCCGGCGATCCGCGCCGACCTGCGCCGCGCGGCCGCCATCCTCGCGCGGTGA
- a CDS encoding phosphoribosylaminoimidazolesuccinocarboxamide synthase has translation MLNIPQAPAIPGTTHLHSGKVRDLYRIDEGEFAGQLLMVASDRISAYDYVLESTIPDKGEILTRMSLWWFDTLGVTHHVLSTDVPEAVKGRAVIVQDLEMFPVECVARGYLTGSGLSDYRATGEVCGIALPDGLEDGSRLPEPIFTPATKAAVGDHDENVSYDAVVGEIGEKAAAALKYQTLLVYGKAEAIARERGIILADTKFEFGKLKDNTLVLADEVLTPDSSRFWPADSWKPGQAQPSYDKQIVRDWLTSPASGWDKSSGEQPPALPDEVIAHTRAKYIEAYEKLTGLTF, from the coding sequence ATGCTGAACATCCCGCAGGCACCGGCGATCCCCGGCACGACGCACCTCCACTCGGGCAAGGTCCGTGACCTCTACCGGATCGACGAGGGCGAGTTCGCAGGCCAGCTGCTCATGGTCGCCAGCGACCGGATCTCGGCCTACGACTACGTGCTGGAGAGCACCATCCCTGACAAGGGCGAGATCCTCACGCGCATGAGCCTGTGGTGGTTCGACACCCTCGGGGTGACCCACCACGTGCTGTCCACCGATGTCCCGGAGGCGGTCAAGGGCCGCGCCGTCATCGTGCAGGACCTCGAGATGTTCCCGGTCGAGTGCGTCGCCCGCGGCTACCTCACCGGTTCGGGCCTGAGCGACTACCGCGCCACCGGCGAGGTCTGCGGCATCGCGCTGCCCGACGGCCTCGAGGACGGCTCGCGCCTGCCCGAGCCGATCTTCACCCCGGCCACCAAGGCGGCCGTCGGCGACCACGACGAGAACGTCTCGTACGACGCCGTCGTCGGCGAGATCGGCGAGAAGGCTGCCGCCGCGCTGAAGTACCAGACCCTGCTGGTCTACGGGAAGGCCGAGGCCATCGCGCGCGAGCGCGGCATCATCCTGGCCGACACCAAGTTCGAGTTCGGCAAGCTCAAGGACAACACCCTCGTGCTCGCCGACGAGGTGCTCACCCCCGACTCCAGCCGGTTCTGGCCGGCCGACTCGTGGAAGCCGGGGCAGGCCCAGCCGTCCTACGACAAGCAGATCGTGCGCGACTGGCTCACCTCGCCGGCCTCCGGCTGGGACAAGAGCTCCGGCGAGCAGCCGCCGGCCCTGCCGGACGAGGTCATCGCGCACACCCGGGCCAAGTACATCGAGGCCTACGAGAAGCTCACTGGTCTGACGTTCTGA
- a CDS encoding antibiotic biosynthesis monooxygenase family protein has translation MSVVKINAIHVPAGSGTELEARFAARAGTVENSPGFLGFQLLRPVAGDERYFVVTQWETEEAFAAWRDGSAKAAHATPPGEAPKRPVSSGADLLEFEVVLDVKPA, from the coding sequence ATGTCCGTCGTGAAGATCAACGCCATCCATGTCCCTGCCGGCTCCGGCACCGAGCTCGAAGCACGCTTCGCCGCACGCGCCGGGACGGTCGAGAACTCCCCCGGTTTCCTCGGCTTCCAGCTGCTCCGCCCCGTCGCGGGCGACGAGCGCTACTTCGTGGTGACGCAGTGGGAGACCGAGGAGGCGTTCGCCGCCTGGCGCGACGGCTCCGCCAAGGCGGCCCACGCGACCCCTCCGGGCGAGGCACCCAAGCGTCCGGTCTCCTCCGGTGCCGACCTGCTCGAGTTCGAGGTCGTCCTGGACGTGAAGCCCGCCTGA
- a CDS encoding oxygenase MpaB family protein: protein MDGYFAPDSMVVRAMGTRAVALTYGQRALVTGALHPRLFVGTAQHTTHRQTPYTRLGLTARLFEAVFLGDKEEADRALSFAAKRHEPVHGRMQVDGGPAHPQGAPYSAADPGLMWWTAAFTLDSVEHMHDLLVRRLRDREREELFEGFVLWAELFGMPRDAAPASYEEFRSAFDSWLASEEPWPVDEARLVARHIAGMSGYNLPAHAISSPALATVVQGSLAPRVRDLLDIPWGRHDELRLQGIARASRLAHSRVSLLARTPLMRGRSEEFYKVVAHGERELVRRGGVSMPGVSDVL, encoded by the coding sequence ATGGACGGCTACTTCGCACCGGACTCGATGGTGGTGCGCGCGATGGGGACCCGCGCGGTCGCGCTGACCTACGGGCAGCGGGCGCTGGTCACCGGGGCGCTCCACCCGCGGCTCTTCGTCGGCACCGCACAGCACACGACACACCGGCAGACGCCGTACACGCGGCTCGGGCTCACGGCCCGACTGTTCGAAGCGGTCTTCCTTGGCGACAAGGAGGAGGCCGACCGCGCGCTGAGCTTTGCCGCCAAGCGCCACGAGCCGGTGCACGGCCGGATGCAGGTCGACGGCGGTCCCGCCCATCCACAGGGCGCGCCCTACTCCGCGGCGGATCCGGGCCTGATGTGGTGGACGGCCGCGTTCACGCTCGACTCGGTCGAGCACATGCACGACCTCCTCGTACGCCGCCTGCGGGACCGCGAGCGCGAGGAGCTGTTCGAGGGATTCGTCCTCTGGGCGGAGCTGTTCGGCATGCCGCGCGACGCCGCCCCGGCGTCGTACGAGGAGTTCCGGAGCGCGTTCGACAGCTGGCTCGCCTCCGAGGAGCCGTGGCCCGTGGACGAGGCGCGCCTGGTCGCGCGGCACATCGCGGGCATGTCGGGCTACAACCTGCCGGCGCACGCGATCTCGTCGCCGGCGCTCGCGACGGTGGTCCAGGGCTCGCTCGCGCCGCGGGTCCGCGACCTGCTCGACATCCCCTGGGGCCGCCACGACGAGCTGCGGTTGCAGGGCATCGCGCGGGCCAGCCGGCTCGCGCACAGCCGGGTCTCCCTGCTCGCGCGGACCCCGCTCATGCGCGGGCGCAGCGAGGAGTTCTACAAGGTCGTCGCCCATGGCGAGCGGGAGCTCGTACGCCGCGGCGGCGTCAGCATGCCCGGCGTCTCGGACGTCCTCTGA
- the purB gene encoding adenylosuccinate lyase, which yields MTVPNVLATRYAAADLRDIWSPEHKIVLERQLWIAVMKAQKDLGIEIPDGVIEAYEAVIDKVDLDSIAARERITRHDVKARIEEFCALAGHEHIHKGMTSRDLTENVEQLQVVLSLGLVRDRAVATVARLARLASEHEATVMAGRSHNVAAQATTLGKRFATVADEMLTGIQRIEELLARYPLRGIKGPMGTAQDMLDLLGGSASDLADLESRVAAHLGFSQVFTSVGQVYPRSLDFDTLSALVQITAGPSNLATTIRLMAGIELVTEGFKEGQVGSSAMPHKMNTRSCERVNGLAVITRGYLSMVGELAGDQWNEGDVSCSVVRRVALPDAFFAVDGLFQTFLTVLDEFGAFPAVIQRELDRYLPFLTTTKVLMSAVRNGVGRETAHEVIKEAAVGTALAMRAGQVENDVFAKLAASPELGLTRAQIDELVANPIEFTGAAVDQVRSVVARVEELAKRFPDAAAYSPGAIL from the coding sequence GTGACTGTGCCTAACGTCCTCGCGACCCGCTACGCCGCTGCTGACCTCCGCGACATCTGGTCGCCCGAGCACAAGATCGTGCTCGAGCGGCAGCTCTGGATCGCTGTGATGAAGGCGCAGAAGGACCTCGGCATCGAGATCCCCGACGGCGTGATCGAGGCCTACGAGGCCGTCATCGACAAGGTCGACCTCGACTCCATCGCGGCTCGCGAGCGGATCACCCGCCACGACGTGAAGGCGCGCATCGAGGAGTTCTGCGCGCTCGCCGGCCACGAGCACATCCACAAGGGCATGACCTCGCGCGACCTCACCGAGAACGTCGAGCAGCTCCAGGTGGTCCTCTCGCTCGGTCTGGTCCGTGACCGCGCCGTGGCCACCGTCGCCCGCCTCGCCCGGCTCGCCTCCGAGCACGAGGCCACCGTCATGGCCGGGCGCAGCCACAACGTCGCCGCGCAGGCCACGACTCTCGGCAAGCGCTTCGCCACTGTCGCCGACGAGATGCTCACCGGCATCCAGCGCATCGAGGAGCTGCTCGCGCGCTACCCGCTGCGCGGCATCAAGGGACCGATGGGCACGGCCCAGGACATGCTCGACCTGCTCGGTGGCTCGGCCTCCGACCTGGCCGACCTCGAGTCCCGGGTCGCGGCGCACCTCGGCTTCTCGCAGGTCTTCACCTCGGTCGGCCAGGTCTACCCGCGCTCGCTCGACTTCGACACGCTCTCCGCGCTGGTGCAGATCACCGCCGGCCCCTCCAACCTCGCCACGACGATCCGCCTCATGGCTGGCATCGAGCTCGTGACCGAGGGCTTCAAGGAGGGCCAGGTCGGCTCGTCGGCGATGCCCCACAAGATGAACACCCGCTCCTGCGAGCGGGTCAACGGCCTCGCCGTCATCACCCGCGGCTACCTCTCCATGGTCGGCGAGCTCGCCGGTGACCAGTGGAACGAGGGCGACGTCTCCTGCTCCGTCGTCCGCCGCGTGGCGCTGCCTGACGCGTTCTTCGCCGTCGACGGCCTGTTCCAGACGTTCCTGACCGTCCTCGACGAGTTCGGCGCGTTCCCGGCCGTCATCCAGCGCGAGCTGGACCGCTACCTGCCGTTCCTCACCACCACCAAGGTGCTGATGTCGGCCGTTCGCAACGGCGTCGGGCGCGAGACCGCCCACGAGGTGATCAAGGAAGCCGCCGTCGGCACCGCGCTCGCGATGCGCGCCGGCCAGGTCGAGAACGACGTCTTCGCCAAGCTCGCCGCCTCGCCGGAGCTGGGCCTGACCCGCGCCCAGATCGACGAGCTGGTCGCCAACCCGATCGAGTTCACCGGTGCGGCTGTCGACCAGGTCCGCTCGGTCGTCGCCCGGGTCGAGGAGCTGGCCAAGCGCTTCCCCGACGCCGCGGCGTACTCGCCCGGCGCGATCCTCTGA
- a CDS encoding sterol desaturase family protein: MPELPATATASATEAGRPTTQPRQPISLATVSCFLGVLSLVAVLCFHFPDLLTSREFRAIYTEEFARTLLLAGIAAAFITGTVAVLLDQHKRVALTGVCAATGAVLLGGSDVPFDGPISHTPYSLGLDWFVLALFFSALVFIPLEHQFARRPVAVFRKGWRTDAAYFFMSHVLVQFILIVVTATTSLVVDTAKVPHVQAWIGGLPFLAQFLLAVFVADAAQATLHRCYHRIMVLWRFHAVHHSSPELDWLAGSRVHFVETVMTRSIVLLPLLFLGFSQSAVNAYAVLVGIQAVVAHANIGVRFGWLEYLIVLPRYHHWHHARHTDYWDRNYAIHLPVIDMLMGSFKLPRDGSWPEEYGVFKQESVPEGIVAQHLAPFRGERTYDDYVH, encoded by the coding sequence ATGCCCGAGCTACCCGCCACCGCAACTGCCAGCGCCACCGAAGCTGGTCGCCCCACCACGCAGCCGCGCCAGCCGATCTCCCTGGCGACCGTCTCCTGCTTCCTCGGCGTCCTCAGCCTCGTCGCGGTGCTCTGCTTCCACTTCCCCGACCTGCTGACCAGCCGTGAGTTCCGCGCGATCTACACCGAGGAGTTCGCGAGGACGCTGCTGCTGGCCGGGATCGCCGCCGCCTTCATCACCGGCACGGTCGCGGTCCTGCTGGACCAGCACAAGCGGGTCGCCCTGACGGGCGTCTGCGCGGCGACCGGAGCCGTGCTCCTCGGGGGCAGCGACGTCCCCTTCGACGGCCCGATCAGCCACACGCCGTACTCGCTGGGGCTGGACTGGTTCGTCCTGGCGCTCTTCTTCTCCGCGCTCGTCTTCATCCCGCTGGAGCACCAGTTCGCCCGGCGTCCGGTCGCGGTCTTCCGCAAGGGGTGGCGCACCGACGCGGCGTACTTCTTCATGAGCCACGTGCTCGTGCAGTTCATCCTGATCGTCGTCACGGCCACGACCTCGCTCGTCGTGGACACCGCGAAGGTGCCGCACGTCCAGGCCTGGATCGGCGGGTTGCCGTTCCTGGCGCAGTTCCTGCTGGCGGTCTTCGTCGCGGATGCCGCGCAGGCGACCCTGCACCGCTGCTACCACCGGATCATGGTGCTGTGGCGCTTCCACGCGGTGCACCACTCCAGCCCCGAGCTCGACTGGCTGGCCGGCTCACGCGTCCACTTCGTCGAGACCGTGATGACGCGCAGCATCGTGCTGCTGCCGCTGCTCTTCCTCGGCTTCTCACAGTCGGCGGTGAATGCCTATGCGGTCCTGGTGGGCATCCAGGCCGTCGTCGCGCACGCCAACATCGGCGTCCGTTTCGGCTGGCTCGAGTACCTCATCGTGCTGCCGCGCTACCACCACTGGCACCACGCGCGGCACACCGACTACTGGGACCGGAACTACGCGATCCACCTGCCCGTGATCGACATGCTCATGGGGTCCTTCAAGCTGCCGCGCGATGGCAGCTGGCCCGAGGAGTACGGCGTCTTCAAGCAGGAGTCGGTCCCGGAGGGGATCGTCGCGCAGCACCTCGCACCGTTTCGCGGCGAGCGGACCTACGACGACTACGTGCACTGA
- the purD gene encoding phosphoribosylamine--glycine ligase yields the protein MKTLVIGTGGREHALALALSRDASVTEVHAAPGNPGIGAVATLHSVDPLDGAAVAALALEIGADLVVVGPEAPLVAGVADAVTEAGIPVFGPSRDAAQLEGSKAFSKGVMEAAGVPTARSFTCTTPAEVAAALDEFGAPYVVKDDALAAGKGVVVTNDRDEALAHAAGCGRVVVEEFLKGPEVSVFAVCDGATAYALQPAQDFKRIFDGGLGANTGGMGSYSPLPWAPADLRETVIEKVVQPTLDEMARRGMPFRGCLYVGLALTDAGPRVIEFNVRFGDPDIQPVLALIESPVGQLLLAAARGRLHEIEAPVFRDGASVTVVLASAGYPESSSAGDVIRGTGNANGVADVDVIHAGTAIIDAPEPGDPDHRHLVTAGGRVLAVRAIGYDVADARSRAYAAADLIAFNGMQRRSDIAAEPLGVIEGAAVLEG from the coding sequence GTGAAGACCCTTGTCATCGGCACCGGCGGCCGCGAGCACGCGCTTGCGCTCGCGCTCTCCCGCGACGCATCCGTCACCGAGGTGCACGCCGCACCCGGCAACCCGGGCATCGGCGCGGTAGCGACGCTGCACTCCGTCGACCCGCTCGACGGGGCGGCCGTTGCGGCCCTGGCGCTCGAGATCGGTGCGGACCTGGTCGTCGTCGGTCCCGAGGCTCCGCTCGTCGCGGGTGTCGCCGATGCGGTGACCGAGGCCGGCATCCCGGTCTTCGGTCCCTCGCGCGACGCCGCTCAGCTCGAGGGTTCCAAGGCGTTCTCGAAGGGCGTCATGGAAGCCGCCGGTGTCCCGACCGCTCGCTCCTTCACCTGCACGACCCCTGCCGAGGTCGCGGCTGCGCTCGACGAGTTCGGCGCGCCGTACGTCGTCAAGGACGACGCGCTCGCTGCAGGCAAGGGTGTCGTCGTGACCAACGACCGCGACGAGGCGCTGGCCCACGCGGCCGGGTGCGGACGCGTCGTGGTCGAGGAGTTCCTCAAGGGACCCGAGGTGTCGGTCTTCGCGGTCTGCGACGGCGCCACGGCGTACGCGCTCCAGCCTGCGCAGGACTTCAAGCGGATCTTCGACGGCGGCCTCGGCGCCAACACGGGCGGCATGGGCTCCTACAGCCCCCTCCCGTGGGCGCCCGCCGACCTGCGCGAGACCGTCATCGAGAAGGTCGTGCAGCCGACGCTCGACGAGATGGCCCGCCGCGGCATGCCCTTCCGCGGTTGCCTGTACGTCGGCCTCGCGCTGACCGACGCCGGCCCGCGGGTGATCGAGTTCAACGTGCGGTTCGGCGACCCGGACATCCAGCCGGTGCTGGCGCTGATCGAGTCACCGGTCGGCCAGCTCCTGCTCGCGGCCGCTCGAGGTCGACTGCACGAGATCGAGGCGCCGGTCTTCCGTGACGGCGCGTCCGTGACGGTCGTCCTCGCCTCGGCGGGCTATCCCGAGTCGTCCTCCGCGGGCGATGTCATCCGCGGCACCGGCAACGCCAACGGGGTCGCCGACGTCGACGTGATCCACGCCGGCACCGCGATCATCGACGCCCCCGAGCCGGGCGATCCGGACCACCGCCACCTGGTCACCGCCGGTGGCCGCGTGCTCGCCGTGCGCGCGATCGGCTACGACGTGGCCGATGCTCGCTCGCGTGCCTACGCCGCAGCCGACCTGATCGCGTTCAACGGCATGCAGCGGCGCTCCGACATCGCTGCCGAGCCGCTCGGTGTCATCGAGGGCGCAGCAGTCCTGGAGGGCTGA
- a CDS encoding alpha/beta hydrolase, translated as MTITPREAAEIAAANESGRQPVVLIHGLWLLAESWDGWRHLLEEQGYAAVAVDWPDDPTSVAEARSNPDVFAGKGVGQVADHIAEVITRLNRKPAVIGHSFGGLLAQIIAGRGLAAATVAIDPAPSRGVLPLPFTALKAAFPVLGNTANRKRAVTLTFDEFRYGFANAVSEAEARALYESSHVAAPGRPLFQAATANIDPGTEARADKKNPDRGPLLVLNGEKDTIVPRRLAYAAYKKQRKNPGVTEWLELPGRGHSLVFDSSWEGVAEAATGFLAAQGIRD; from the coding sequence ATGACCATCACGCCCCGAGAGGCAGCCGAGATCGCTGCCGCCAACGAGTCCGGCCGCCAGCCCGTCGTGCTGATCCACGGCCTGTGGCTGCTCGCCGAGTCCTGGGACGGCTGGCGCCACCTGCTCGAGGAGCAGGGCTACGCCGCGGTCGCCGTCGACTGGCCCGACGACCCGACCTCGGTCGCCGAGGCGCGGAGCAACCCCGACGTCTTCGCGGGCAAGGGAGTGGGCCAGGTCGCCGACCACATCGCCGAGGTGATCACCCGCCTCAACCGCAAGCCCGCCGTCATCGGGCACTCGTTCGGCGGACTGCTGGCGCAGATCATCGCCGGGCGCGGTCTTGCTGCAGCCACGGTGGCGATCGACCCGGCCCCGAGCCGCGGCGTGCTCCCGCTGCCGTTCACGGCGCTCAAGGCAGCCTTCCCGGTGCTCGGCAACACGGCCAACCGCAAGCGTGCGGTCACGTTGACGTTCGACGAGTTCCGCTACGGCTTCGCCAACGCGGTCAGTGAGGCGGAGGCCCGGGCGCTTTACGAGTCGTCCCACGTCGCGGCGCCCGGTCGCCCGCTCTTCCAGGCCGCGACCGCCAACATCGACCCCGGCACCGAGGCCCGCGCCGACAAGAAGAACCCCGACCGCGGCCCGCTGCTGGTGCTCAACGGCGAGAAGGACACCATCGTGCCCCGCCGGCTCGCCTACGCGGCGTACAAGAAGCAGCGGAAGAACCCCGGCGTCACCGAGTGGCTCGAGCTTCCCGGGCGCGGGCACTCGCTGGTGTTCGACAGCAGCTGGGAAGGCGTCGCCGAGGCAGCGACCGGGTTCCTCGCCGCCCAGGGCATCCGCGACTGA
- a CDS encoding TetR/AcrR family transcriptional regulator: MSPTPSEPRQRLLRVASGLFYREGIKGVGVDRVLAEAGVTRATMYRHFAGKEALVAAYLEQEDATIRGYFAAAATTGGSPTELLELVIAGIADDARRYHDRGCPFINAAAEYADPESTVRQIVAGHRAWFRGALRDLAAAAGRPDPAQLAAALVLLRDAALVGVYLDDGDQVVAAFSATARQVAGLD, from the coding sequence GTGTCCCCCACCCCCTCAGAGCCGCGCCAGCGCCTCCTGCGCGTCGCCTCGGGGCTCTTCTACCGCGAGGGCATCAAGGGCGTCGGCGTCGATCGCGTGCTCGCCGAGGCCGGTGTCACCCGGGCGACGATGTACCGCCACTTCGCCGGCAAGGAGGCCCTCGTCGCGGCGTACCTCGAGCAGGAGGACGCGACCATCCGCGGCTACTTCGCGGCGGCGGCCACAACCGGCGGCTCACCGACCGAGCTCCTCGAGCTCGTGATCGCCGGCATCGCGGACGACGCACGGCGCTACCACGACCGGGGCTGTCCGTTCATCAATGCCGCCGCCGAGTACGCCGACCCGGAGAGCACGGTGCGCCAGATCGTCGCCGGCCACCGGGCGTGGTTCCGCGGTGCGCTGCGTGATCTCGCTGCTGCCGCGGGCCGCCCGGATCCTGCCCAGCTCGCGGCGGCCCTCGTGCTGCTCCGCGACGCCGCCCTGGTCGGGGTCTACCTCGACGACGGCGACCAGGTGGTGGCCGCGTTCAGCGCCACCGCCCGTCAGGTCGCCGGGCTGGACTGA